CGAAGGTCGGCTCGAGCGCAGCCACGGTCTCGACCACGCGGTCGATGGTGTCGGCGGCGATTTCGATGTCGAACACGTCGATGCCGGCGAATTTCTTGAACAGGACCGCCTTGCCCTCCATCACCGGCTTGGAGGCCAGCGGGCCGATATTGCCGAGGCCGAGCACCGCGGTGCCGTTCGAGACGACGGCGACCAGATTGGCGCGGGTGGTCAGCGTGGCGGCCTCGGCCGGGTTCTTGGCGATCTCGGTGCAGGCGGCCGCAACGCCCGGAGAATAGGCAAGCGCGAGGTCGCGCTGGTTGGCAAGCGGCTTGCTCGCCTGGATCTCGAGCTTTCCGGGGCGCGGCAGACGATGATAGGCCAGTGCCGCCTGGTGGAGATCATCAGAATAGGACGACATGCGGTCTCTTGCCTCGCGTTACCGGCCTCAAAATGCATCATCCGGAGCGGCCATCCAAGCGGATGGTATTTCCGGGTCGTGGAAACGGGATGAAGCACGGCCGCAGGCCCGGTGGCAACATCCGATTGCGCCGCCATCAACAGGGCCAGCCGTCAAATATTTGAAAGCGCTGGCTTTCCCTGGACCTTGCGATGTTTCCTCAATATGGCAGCTTGCGCAGCGCACAACGAGCAACTGGAGCTGGTAATGAAGCGGATCCTGATCGGCCTGATCGTCGCAGCCGTGCTCGCCGCAGGCGGATGGTTCGGCTTCAACCTCTATGTCCGGCACCGCGTCACCGCCGAGATCGAGGCGGCGTTCGAGCAGGTGCGCTCAGGCGGCGGCAAGGCAAGCCACGGCAAGATCGGGTTCGATCTGCCGAGCCGGACGCTGACGATCGAGGACATCGATGTCGAGCCGGGACGGCCTCCCCTGGCCGGCGTCAAGGCTGCGAGCTTCAAGGCGGTCGGTGTTCGCCAACTCGACGAGGCGCACATCGCGGCCGACAATGTCGAAATCGAGGGCGCGGAGTTGGCGATCGATGGAGCCGCAGGTGCGGCGAGCATGAAGCTGACTTACAAGATCCCACGGATCGCATTGACCGGATATTCCGGGCCCGCCCGCATGCAGGGCGCGCCAGCCTCTGACTCGATTATCGACGCATATCGGTTTGGGCTCGAGCAATTCGCAGCCATGACCGCCGGCTCCCTAAGCATCCCAACCATAACCGCCGCCATGACCGGCATCACCGGAGGAGGAACCGGCGACATTACGTATTCGGGGTTGACGTTCCGCAACATCGATCACGGCAAGATTGAAACGGCAAAGGTCGAGCGCGCTCTTGTCACCATCAATGTGCAGCAGCCGCGTCCGGATAAAGTCACCTCGGGATTCTCCGACGCGACGATCGACGATTTCGACGCAAACGTCGTGATCGCCGCCCTCAATCCGGAAAAGACTGACGACGACAGCTATCGCCGTGTTTATCGACGGATATCGACCGCATACGATATGACGTCGACTGCCGGCATCGGCGCGAAAATCGGCCGCATCCTGGTCGAGGACATCGCGTATCGGCCGTCGAAGTTTCGTCCTGCAGAGCTGCTCGCTGTTCTGCCAAAGGATCCGTCTGCATCTCAGAATCCGGCGCGGATGCGCGAATTGATGGAGAAGCTCGCGAACATCTACGAGGGCGCGCGGGTCGGCAAGGTGACATTAACCGATTTGTCGATGAATACACCGCAGGGGACCGGCAAGCTCAACGCCGTCACATATTCCGAAGGCGATTTCGCACTGGAAGGCCTCGATGCACCGGCGCCGCAGGGTCAATTCAAGATGGAGCGGTTCGCGTTGAAGTCCTTCAGCGTCACCAACCTGATCCGCTGGGCCGCGGACCTCACGAAAAACGCCGGGCGGCCGCCCTCGCCGGATCAGATGCTGGGGCTGTTCGGCGTGCTCGCAGGCGCGGAGATCAAGGGCGTGGTTGCACCCTTCAAGAACACCAAGAAACTGGTCACGATCGACACGATGAGCCTGGACTGGGGGCAGCTGGTCGGCTCGATCCCGAGCAAGGCGCATGTGGTTGCGAAATTCGTCACGCCGACCGATCCATCCGATCCGAAGCAGCTTCCGTTGATGGCCAGTGGGATCGACAAGCTCGCGATCGACCTCGATCTCGGCGCCGAGTGGCGCGAGGCGTCCAACAGCCTCGCGCTTGCGCCGGCGACCCTCGACATCGGAGGGATTGCAAGAGCGCAATTGGGCATCACGCTCGGCAACGTCCCGCGCGAGGTGTTTTCGACCGATCCCGCGCAGCTCATGGGCCAGGCAGCCAGGATCGAGGCAGGCTCGCTCGCCTTCTCGCTGCGCGACAATGGCGGCGTCGAGGCCGCAGCGACGCAATACGCACGGAGCAAAAACGTCAGCCGCGACGCCGCACGCCAGGCGCTCGCCGACAACGTTAGGGCACATCGGGAGGACATCGCCGCCGACAATCCGGAAGCGGGCGCGGCGGTGGACGCGATCGCAGGTTTCATCGAGACCCCAGGCCAGACGCTCGTCATCAAGCTGACGCCTCGCGCCAAGGCGCCGCTGATGCAGATCATGCAGCTCCTGCAAACCGATCCTGGAAACGCGCTGGCGCAATTCAAGATCGAGGCGTCGACGGGGCTGTAAGACGGGCGGTGGCGTGTCCCGGACGCGCTGCAGCGTGTAACGCTGCCGCGCAGAGCCGGGACCCAGGACGGCCGCGGTTCGCCGAAGGATGGGCCCCGGCTCAGCAGCGCATCACTGCGTGCTGCGCTGCGTCCGGGGCACGAGGCTCAACCTCACTTCTGCGGCAGGTTCACCCGCACATGCAGCTCGCGGAGCTGCTTGGTCGTGGCTTCCGACGGCGCTCCCATCAAGAGGTCGGCGTATTGCTGGTTCATCGGGAACAGCGAGATCTCGCGCAGATTGTTGGTGCCGCACAGCAGCATGACGATGCGCTCGAGGCCGGCGGCCATGCCGCCATGCGGCGGTGCACCGTACTGGAACGCGCGATACATGCCGCCGAACCGCTCGACGACCTCCTGCTCGCCATAGCCGGCGATCTCGAATGCCTTCACCATCGCCTCGGGCACATGGTTGCGGATGCCGCCCGACGCCATCTCGTAGCCGTTGCAGGCGATGTCGTACTGGAAGGCCTTGATGGTCAGCGGATCCTGCGACTTCAGCGCGTCGAGGCCCCCTTGCGGCATCGAGAACGGGTTGTGCGAGAAGTCGACCTTCTTGTTCTCCTCGTCATACTCGTACATCGGGAAGTCGACGATCCAGGCGAACGCGAACTGATCCTTGTCGATCAGGTTCAATTCCTCACCGACCTTGGTGCGCGCCATGCCGGCGAACTTCCAGAACTTCTCCGGGTCTCCAGCCACGAAGAACGCGGCATCGCCCTCCTTGAGATGGAGCTGTTCGCGGATCGCGGCCGTGCGGTCCGGGCCGATATTGTTGGCGAGGGGACCGGCGCCCTCACCGCCCTCGCGCCACATGATGTAGCCGAGACCGGGCTGGCCTTCGCCCTGCGCCCACGAGTTCATGCGGTCGCAGAAGGCGCGGCTGCCGCCGCCCTTGCCAGGGATTGCCCAGACCTGGTTCTTCGGGTCCTCGAGCATGCGCGCGAACACCTTGAAGCCGGAGCCGCGGAAGTGCTCCGACACGTCCTGCATCTCGATCGGGTTGCGCAGGTCCGGCTTGTCGGTACCGTATTTGCGCAGTGCCTCGGCAAACGGAATCCGCGGCCAGTTTCTGGTGACACGCTTGCCGTTGGCGAACTCCTCGAACACGCCGGTGATGACCGGCTCCATCGCGGCGAACACGTCGTCCTGGGTGACGAAGCTCATCTCGACGTCGAGCTGGTAGAACTCCGGCAGACGATCGGCGCGCGGGTCCTCGTCGCGGAAGCAGGGCGCGATCTGGAAGTAGCGGTCGAAGCCCGACATCATCAACAGCTGCTTGTACTGCTGCGGGGCCTGCGGCAGCGCATAGAACTTGCCGGGATGGATGCGCGAGGGCACCACGAAGTCACGCGCGCCCTCCGGCGAGGAGGCCGTCAGGATCGGCGTCTGGAATTCGAAGAAGCCCTGCTCCTTCATCCGCTTGCGCAGGGAGTCGACCACCGCGCCGCGCGTCATGATGTTCTGGTGCAGCTTCTCGCGGCGCAGATCGAGGAAGCGGTACTTCAGCCTGATATCCTCGGGATAGTCCTGATCGCCGAACACCGGCAGCGGCAGGTCGCCGGCAGGTCCCAGCACCTCGATCTCGCTGACATAGACCTCGACCTTGCCGGTGGCGAGATCGTCGTTGTCCGTGCCCGCCGGACGCCGGCGGACCTTGCCGTCCATCCGCACCACGAACTCCGAGCGCAGCTTTTCGGCCAGCGCGAACGCCGTCGAGTCCGGGTCGACCACGCACTGGGTCAGGCCATAATGGTCGCGCAGGTCAATGAACAGCACACCGCCATGGTCGCGAACGCGATGGACCCAGCCCGAGAGGCGGATGGTCTCGCCGATGTTGCTCTCGCGGAGCGCGCCGCATGTATGTGACCGGTAGCGATGCATGGTCGTCCCAAAATCAATGTCGGAGGATACGAATCGGACGGCCTGAAACGACCGGTCCGACGTTGCGGCAGGGTTTACCCCGGGAGGACCAAGGCGGCAACCGAGGGAACGCTCTGTTTTGGGCCCCGAAGGCCCCTTTTTGGACCATTTGGGCCCAAGCCTTTGCCATCAGGCGTTCCAGCCCTATCTTGAGGCCATGACGGTCCATTTCCCCTTCCAGAACTCCTATTCGGCGCTGCCGGACAGCTTCTTTGCCCGGGTCGCGCCGACCCCCGTATCCGCGCCCCGGCTGATCAAGTTGAACCGGGCCCTGGCCGTCCAGCTCGGGCTCGATCCTGATCTGCTGGAGACCCCTGAGGGCGCCGAGATCCTGGCCGGCAAGACGGTTCCCGCAGGAGCTGATCCCATTGCCATGGCCTATGCCGGCCATCAGTTCGGGCATTTCGTGCCCCAGCTCGGCGACGGCCGCGCCATCCTGCTCGGCGAGGTCATCGACCGTGACGGCGTGCGTCGTGACATTCAGCTCAAGGGCTCTGGTCCCACCCCGTTCTCGCGCCGCGGCGATGGCCGCGCCGCCCTCGGGCCGGTCTTGCGCGAATACATCGTCAGCGAAGCCATGTTCGCGCTCGGCATTCCCACCACGCGCTCGCTCGCCGCCGTCGTCACCGGTGAGCACGTCATCCGCGAGACCGCGCTGCCCGGCGCGGTGCTGACGCGCGTCGCCTCGAGCCATATCCGCGTCGGCACCTTCCAGTACTTCGCCGTCCGCCGCGACACCGATGCGATCCGCCGGCTCGCCGACCACGTCATCGCCAGGCATTATCCGGATCTGCTCCACGCGGAGCGGCCCTATCACGCCCTGCTCGCCGCAATCGTCGCACGGCAGGCCGAGCTCATCGCGCGCTGGCTGCTGGTCGGCTTCATCCACGGTGTAATGAACACCGACAACAGCTCCATATCAGGCGAGACCATCGATTACGGCCCCTGCGCCTTCATGGATGCCTACAACCCCGCGCAGGTATTCTCGTCGATCGACGAGATGGGCCGCTACGCCTATGCCAACCAACCGCGCATCGGCTTGTGGAATCTGACACGCCTCGCCGAATGCCTGCTGCCGCTGTTCTCTGATGACCAGGAGAAGGCGGTCGCGGAAGCGCAGGACATCCTCGGCGCCTTCAGCGAGACGTTCAGTGCCGCCTACCAGGCCGGCCTGCGCAGCAAGGTCGGCCTGTTCACGGCGCGCGATGGCGACGAGGCGCTGATCCAGGATTTGCTCGACGCGATGGCCAAGAACCAGGCCGACTTCACCCTCACCTTCCGCAAGCTCGGCGATGCCGCAGCCGATGACGGCGCCGATTTGCGCGCACAGTTCATGGAGCCCGCAGCGTTCGACGAGTGGGCCGGCCGCTGGCGCGCGCGTATCGCGCTGGAGCCGCAGACGCCGGCGGAACGGCGAGCGGCGATGCACGCCGTCAATCCGATCTTCATTCCACGCAACCACCGCGTCGAGGCCGTGATCCAGGCGGCGGTGAACGACGACAATTACGCGCCGTTCGAGGAATTGGTGAAGGTGCTGGCGAAGCCCTACGAGGACCAGCCGGACTACGCCGCCTACGCCGATCCGCCGCTGCCGGACCAGCTCGTGTTGCAGACGTTCTGCGGGACGTAGCAAAGAGCTCCGCTTCGTAGGGTGGATTAGCGAAGCGTAATCCACCACTTCTCTCAGCACACGGCAAGTAAAGAGGTGGATTACGCTTCGCTAATCCACCCTACAGTTACGCGCGTTCGCCAAACTCGCCCGCGATCTTGAAGTCCCCGCCCCAATCTTCCGGAAACAATCCGGCCCGCACGTCGCGATGAAACGACGAGTACGGCCAGTCACGCACGTTCGAGACGTGGCCGTGCTTGACTGGATTGAAATAACAATATTCGACATGACGCGCATAATCGGCCTCGTCGCGAATGAGATGCTCCCAGAATCGGCGTTGCCAGATGCCGCGTTCGTTCCGCGCGACACGGACTGCGCTTAGTCGTTCATTCGCCGGGAGCGCTTTCGCGAAGCGTGCCTTGATCAACCGCCAGCGCACCGAGAAATCAGCGTCGCCCGTCGGCAACCTCCAGATGGCATGCAGATAATCCGGAAGAACCACGAAAGCATCAATGCCGAAGGGATGGCTGTGGCGCGTTGCGGCGACCGCGTCCCGTAGAATTTCGATCTGATCGGTCAAAGGAGCTTGCCGTCGATCGAGCAAATTCACGGTGAAGAACCAACATCCTCCGGGGATAAATGCGCGGCGGTAGCTCGACATGAAAGGAGAATAGCACAACTTTGAGTTGGCTCACAGAGGTGGATTACGCTTCGCTAATCCACCCTACGTTGTTGCGCCGAGACGCATCGATCAAACACGCGCAAGCCATCCCCCCGGCAACCACCGGCTACTGGGCATGGGGTCGTTTTCGATATTTTGCGAGGCTTGCAGCTCGGCGCCTTCGCCGGCGCTTGTTGTGGAATTCGAAGCCCTCGGGAACCGCTGTCATCAAACTGAAACACACGCGCTCTAACGCCCTGCCAGGGCCGTCTTGCCGGAGGCGCCCATCCGCTAGACAGCCCCGACAGAGCGCGCCATGCCCTTCAAGTTCATCCATATCACCGACACGCACCTGGCCAACCCCGGGCTGAAGCTCTACGGCCTCGATCCGCGCGCGCGGCTGGACGCGGCGATCGCCGACATCAACAAGCACCAGTCCGATGCCGCCTTTGCAGTCGTGACGGGCGACCTCACTCATTGGGGCGAGCCTGAATCCTACGCCAATTTCGCCGAGGCGATGGCGGCGCTGAAGATCCCCTACATCGCCATGGTCGGCAATCACGACAAGCGCGTCGCCTGCCTCGACGGACTGAAAGCCGCGCCGCGCGATCCCAACGGTTTCGTCCAGGGCACCCGCACCACCGAGCACGGCCTGTTCGTCTTCCTCGACACGCTGGACGAGACCAGCCATGCCGGCGAGATGTGCGCGAAACGCTTCGATTGGCTGGCGAAGACGTTT
This genomic interval from Bradyrhizobium guangzhouense contains the following:
- the aspS gene encoding aspartate--tRNA ligase yields the protein MHRYRSHTCGALRESNIGETIRLSGWVHRVRDHGGVLFIDLRDHYGLTQCVVDPDSTAFALAEKLRSEFVVRMDGKVRRRPAGTDNDDLATGKVEVYVSEIEVLGPAGDLPLPVFGDQDYPEDIRLKYRFLDLRREKLHQNIMTRGAVVDSLRKRMKEQGFFEFQTPILTASSPEGARDFVVPSRIHPGKFYALPQAPQQYKQLLMMSGFDRYFQIAPCFRDEDPRADRLPEFYQLDVEMSFVTQDDVFAAMEPVITGVFEEFANGKRVTRNWPRIPFAEALRKYGTDKPDLRNPIEMQDVSEHFRGSGFKVFARMLEDPKNQVWAIPGKGGGSRAFCDRMNSWAQGEGQPGLGYIMWREGGEGAGPLANNIGPDRTAAIREQLHLKEGDAAFFVAGDPEKFWKFAGMARTKVGEELNLIDKDQFAFAWIVDFPMYEYDEENKKVDFSHNPFSMPQGGLDALKSQDPLTIKAFQYDIACNGYEMASGGIRNHVPEAMVKAFEIAGYGEQEVVERFGGMYRAFQYGAPPHGGMAAGLERIVMLLCGTNNLREISLFPMNQQYADLLMGAPSEATTKQLRELHVRVNLPQK
- a CDS encoding protein adenylyltransferase SelO — translated: MTVHFPFQNSYSALPDSFFARVAPTPVSAPRLIKLNRALAVQLGLDPDLLETPEGAEILAGKTVPAGADPIAMAYAGHQFGHFVPQLGDGRAILLGEVIDRDGVRRDIQLKGSGPTPFSRRGDGRAALGPVLREYIVSEAMFALGIPTTRSLAAVVTGEHVIRETALPGAVLTRVASSHIRVGTFQYFAVRRDTDAIRRLADHVIARHYPDLLHAERPYHALLAAIVARQAELIARWLLVGFIHGVMNTDNSSISGETIDYGPCAFMDAYNPAQVFSSIDEMGRYAYANQPRIGLWNLTRLAECLLPLFSDDQEKAVAEAQDILGAFSETFSAAYQAGLRSKVGLFTARDGDEALIQDLLDAMAKNQADFTLTFRKLGDAAADDGADLRAQFMEPAAFDEWAGRWRARIALEPQTPAERRAAMHAVNPIFIPRNHRVEAVIQAAVNDDNYAPFEELVKVLAKPYEDQPDYAAYADPPLPDQLVLQTFCGT
- a CDS encoding REP-associated tyrosine transposase, translating into MSSYRRAFIPGGCWFFTVNLLDRRQAPLTDQIEILRDAVAATRHSHPFGIDAFVVLPDYLHAIWRLPTGDADFSVRWRLIKARFAKALPANERLSAVRVARNERGIWQRRFWEHLIRDEADYARHVEYCYFNPVKHGHVSNVRDWPYSSFHRDVRAGLFPEDWGGDFKIAGEFGERA